One Ranitomeya imitator isolate aRanImi1 chromosome 1, aRanImi1.pri, whole genome shotgun sequence DNA window includes the following coding sequences:
- the LOC138657826 gene encoding snurportin-1-like: protein MMDALTEALAGSFAVSSHLNSTSAPHPRLAQYKGKYSSLEQSERRRKLLELQKLKRLDYINHARRLASGDWTDQDEEKDEDEKQTDVDEDAEDMDVEPCKKLPRHYANQIMLSEWLIEIPPDLADLWVLVVCPTGKRSLVVASRGSTAAKGTYLYTKSGYCVNRFPSLLPGGNRHNSATGKDHTILDCIYNEGSRTYYVLDVMCWRGHPVYDCQTDFRFYWLQSKLQEEDGLCNISKINPFKFVGLPNFRCSLDSIQSVFTQSYPYKVDGLLFYHMHTHYTPGSTPLVGWLRPYMVPEILGFPAPPGPLTETPAYAQEQMRQILEHKKVGKGAAEGGRYELEHLSTIPPS, encoded by the exons ATGATGGACGCCCTCACAGAGGCCCTTGCAGGAAGCTTCGCTGTTTCTTCCCACCTCAATAGTACTTCAGCTCCTCATCCAAGATTAGCGCAGTATAAAGGCAAATACAGCTCTCTGGAGCAGAGCGAGCGCAGGAGGAAACTGCTGGAACTACAGAAACTAAAGCGCTTGGACTATATCAACCATGCTCGCCGGCTCGCATCTGGGGATTGGACAGACCAAGATGAAGAGAAGGATGAGGATGAGAAACAAACAGATGTAGATGAAGACGCAGAGGACATGGATGTGGAGCCTTGCAAAAAGTTACCCAGACATTATGCTAACCAGATTATGCTTTCTGAGTGGCTAATAGAAATTCCTCCAGATCTGGCTGATCTTTGGGTTCTTGTAGTCTGCCCTACTGGAAAGCGTTCTTTAGTTGTGGCTTCACGGGGTTCTACtgcagctaaaggtacc tacctttacactaAAAGTGGGTACTGCGTGAACAGGTTTCCATCATTACTACCAGGTGGAAATCGGCATAACAGTGCTACTGGTAAAGACCACACTATTCTAGACTGCATATATAACGAGGGGTCTCGCACATATTACGTGTTAGATGTCATGTGTTGGAGGGGACACCCGGTGTACGACTGCCAGACTGACTTTCGCTTTTACTGGCTCCAATCAAAGCTGCAGGAAGAAGATGGCTTGTGTAATATTTCCAAGATCAACCCTTTCAAGTTCGTTGGTCTGCCGAATTTCCGCTGTTCGTTGGATTCCATTCAGAGTGTCTTCACACAGTCCTATCCCTACAAGGTGGACGGCCTGTTATTCTACCACatgcacacacactatactccaGGTAGTACTCCGCTGGTTGGGTGGCTCCGTCCATACATGGTACCTGAAATTCTAGGATTTCCTGCCCCACCAGGACCCCTTACAGAAACGCCAGCATATGCACAAGAGCAAATGCGACAGATTCTTGAACACAAGAAGGTTGGGAAAGGAGCAGCGGAGGGTGGACGTTATGAACTGGAACATCTGTCAACAATCCCTCCATCCTAA